One genomic window of Deltaproteobacteria bacterium includes the following:
- a CDS encoding GIY-YIG nuclease family protein, giving the protein MNKCYFLYILKCSDGSYYVGTTSALEERFRAHNEGRAARYTTSRRPVTLVYSEEHPNVEQARSRERQIKCWSRAKKEALISGDRPKLKKLSKRHIK; this is encoded by the coding sequence ATGAATAAATGCTATTTTCTTTACATTCTAAAATGTTCGGATGGCAGCTACTACGTGGGGACTACCAGTGCCCTGGAGGAACGCTTTCGGGCGCACAATGAAGGTAGAGCCGCGAGGTACACCACAAGTCGCCGTCCAGTAACACTTGTTTACTCGGAAGAACACCCGAATGTCGAGCAAGCGCGGTCCCGCGAACGGCAAATAAAGTGTTGGTCCCGAGCAAAAAAAGAGGCTCTCATTTCTGGTGATAGACCAAAGCTCAAGAAATTAAGCAAGAGACATATCAAATAA
- a CDS encoding AtpZ/AtpI family protein gives MVGSIGVGFAIGYFLDKWLGTRGIFLTVCILVGIGGGGWTVYKQIRELDGEDGNNSSAE, from the coding sequence ATGGTGGGGAGCATTGGGGTGGGTTTTGCCATTGGCTATTTCCTCGACAAGTGGCTCGGCACCCGGGGAATCTTCCTGACCGTCTGTATTCTGGTCGGCATTGGCGGCGGCGGCTGGACGGTTTACAAGCAGATCAGAGAACTGGATGGTGAGGACGGCAACAACTCATCTGCAGAATGA
- the rsmI gene encoding 16S rRNA (cytidine(1402)-2'-O)-methyltransferase, with amino-acid sequence MRSTTGSLFLVATPIGNLEDITLRALRTLREVDIIAAEDTRRTRKLLSFYDIHRPLLSYHDHNAAVQTPHLLAELQAGKAVALVSDAGTPSIADPGFDLVRRAVAAGIQVLAIPGPSALISSLIVSGLPTDKFLFLGYPPSRSAARCAFLARYSHVQETLVLFESPHRLPASLCDMYKIWGSRQVAVTRELTKIHEEVFRGSLEQAVAHWQKPPRGEVTLVVAGVSPEAEKVYDSLEEELRLRLQSTEKPLKEIVAEVALARGLSKRLVYQQALKIRRQDR; translated from the coding sequence ATGCGCTCCACAACAGGCAGTCTCTTTCTGGTAGCCACTCCTATAGGCAATCTGGAGGACATTACTCTGCGCGCCCTGCGCACGCTCCGTGAAGTTGACATTATTGCCGCCGAGGACACCCGCCGAACCAGGAAACTTCTGAGTTTTTACGACATACATCGACCCCTGCTGAGCTATCACGACCACAATGCCGCTGTGCAGACGCCGCATCTGCTGGCAGAACTTCAGGCTGGCAAAGCAGTGGCTCTGGTGAGCGATGCCGGCACGCCATCCATAGCAGATCCGGGCTTCGACCTGGTGCGTCGGGCTGTGGCTGCGGGCATCCAGGTGCTGGCAATCCCAGGGCCCTCTGCCCTGATCAGCTCTCTCATAGTCTCGGGGCTTCCCACTGACAAATTCCTTTTCCTGGGCTATCCACCGAGTAGAAGCGCAGCCCGCTGCGCCTTCCTGGCTCGCTACTCCCATGTGCAGGAGACCCTGGTGCTCTTCGAGTCGCCCCACAGGCTGCCAGCCTCGCTGTGTGATATGTACAAGATCTGGGGCAGCCGCCAGGTTGCCGTAACCCGGGAATTGACAAAGATCCACGAAGAAGTGTTCCGCGGCTCACTGGAGCAAGCGGTGGCGCACTGGCAGAAGCCGCCGCGGGGTGAGGTGACTCTGGTGGTCGCCGGTGTTTCCCCGGAAGCAGAAAAGGTGTATGATTCCCTGGAGGAGGAGTTGAGGCTTCGCCTCCAGTCAACAGAGAAGCCGCTCAAAGAGATTGTGGCTGAGGTGGCTCTGGCCCGGGGACTGAGCAAGAGGCTGGTCTATCAGCAGGCCCTGAAGATCAGGCGGCAGGATAGATGA
- the rpsP gene encoding 30S ribosomal protein S16, with product MAVRIRLTRKGSKKRAFYRIIVASSEAPRDGKFIEILGTYNPHADPVEVKIDSDRLNFWLARGAQPTDTVRSLLRNKGLLAKSA from the coding sequence ATGGCAGTACGTATACGTCTGACGCGCAAGGGATCGAAAAAAAGGGCTTTCTACCGCATTATCGTGGCGAGTTCCGAGGCACCGAGAGACGGCAAGTTCATCGAAATTCTCGGCACCTATAATCCTCATGCAGATCCTGTTGAGGTGAAAATCGACTCGGACAGACTGAACTTCTGGCTCGCCAGGGGTGCACAACCAACAGATACTGTGAGAAGCCTGCTCAGAAACAAAGGACTACTGGCAAAATCCGCCTGA
- the rimM gene encoding 16S rRNA processing protein RimM, whose amino-acid sequence MVSEDLLPIGKIVKTHGLRGHLKVVPSGEVLASLTAGETVLARLRDGTLRRLTVEEVRPHQRAYLVVSREIDSRESAAALVGAELCLPESKLPPLGPDEFYWHQLVGLEVVNSKGDKLGTLEQIIETGSNDVYVVRKGKQEILIPATHEAVLEVNLEEGRMVVDPPEMT is encoded by the coding sequence ATGGTAAGCGAGGACCTGCTCCCTATTGGCAAGATCGTCAAGACTCACGGACTCCGGGGACATCTCAAAGTTGTGCCATCTGGCGAGGTGCTTGCGAGCCTCACCGCAGGTGAAACTGTGCTGGCTCGTCTGCGGGACGGGACTTTGAGACGGCTCACCGTGGAGGAGGTTCGACCGCATCAACGCGCCTATCTTGTTGTCAGTCGCGAAATCGACAGCCGCGAGAGCGCTGCTGCCCTGGTGGGAGCCGAGCTTTGCCTTCCAGAGTCGAAACTGCCCCCTCTGGGCCCCGATGAATTTTACTGGCACCAGCTTGTGGGGCTGGAGGTTGTGAACAGCAAGGGCGACAAACTCGGCACTCTGGAACAGATCATAGAAACGGGCAGCAATGATGTGTACGTGGTCCGCAAGGGGAAGCAGGAGATTCTCATTCCGGCAACCCATGAAGCGGTTCTGGAAGTGAACCTGGAGGAGGGAAGGATGGTTGTTGATCCTCCAGAGATGACCTGA
- the atpB gene encoding F0F1 ATP synthase subunit A: protein MGEIGKISQWVFSLGGMQFKVNSETLIMTWVVMALTVVFAWLATRRKARVPGPWQHISELLVEWFKDLVREALGEEYVRRYFPLICALFIFLLLCNWIGIIPFLSEPTKDINTTLGLGIMGFFIAHGTAIKKKGLKLYIKEYFQPIFFMMPLNVVGEIAKVISISFRLFGNIMGGGIIIIVVSQLLYGLVLPPFLYAFFGLFVGTVQAFVFMMLTLVYISVQIR, encoded by the coding sequence ATGGGAGAGATCGGCAAAATAAGTCAGTGGGTATTTTCGCTTGGTGGTATGCAGTTCAAGGTCAACAGTGAGACCTTGATAATGACCTGGGTGGTGATGGCACTGACAGTGGTTTTTGCCTGGCTGGCAACCCGCCGGAAGGCACGGGTGCCAGGACCCTGGCAGCACATCAGTGAACTGCTCGTCGAATGGTTCAAAGACCTCGTCCGCGAAGCCCTGGGCGAAGAATACGTGCGGCGCTACTTTCCTCTCATTTGCGCCCTTTTCATCTTTTTGCTGCTGTGCAACTGGATTGGCATTATTCCCTTCCTGTCCGAGCCCACCAAGGATATCAATACCACCCTCGGCCTTGGCATCATGGGGTTTTTCATCGCCCATGGGACGGCCATCAAGAAAAAGGGGCTCAAGCTCTACATCAAAGAGTATTTCCAGCCGATTTTTTTCATGATGCCCCTCAATGTGGTGGGTGAAATTGCCAAGGTAATTTCCATATCTTTTCGTCTGTTTGGCAATATCATGGGCGGTGGTATCATCATTATTGTGGTGTCACAGCTGCTGTACGGTCTGGTGCTGCCGCCTTTTCTATACGCCTTTTTCGGTTTGTTCGTAGGAACGGTGCAGGCCTTTGTGTTTATGATGCTCACGCTGGTGTACATTTCAGTACAGATCAGGTGA
- the rplS gene encoding 50S ribosomal protein L19: MNIIENLDREQMRTDIPDFKPGDTVKVHVKIREGDKERIQVFQGVVIRKRKGTINATITVRKVSYGVGVERIFPLHSPQLEKIEVVSRGRVRRSRLYYLRQRRGKAARIRELRPH; encoded by the coding sequence ATGAACATCATAGAGAACCTTGACAGAGAGCAGATGCGCACAGATATTCCGGACTTCAAGCCCGGGGACACTGTAAAGGTGCACGTAAAGATCCGCGAAGGCGACAAGGAGCGAATCCAGGTCTTTCAGGGCGTGGTCATTCGCAAGCGCAAAGGCACCATCAATGCCACCATCACGGTGCGCAAGGTATCCTACGGAGTAGGAGTGGAACGCATCTTCCCCCTGCACTCTCCCCAGCTCGAAAAGATTGAAGTGGTCAGCCGCGGCCGGGTGCGCCGCTCCCGCCTCTATTACCTGCGCCAGAGGAGGGGCAAGGCCGCCCGCATCCGGGAGCTTCGCCCCCACTAG
- the trmD gene encoding tRNA (guanosine(37)-N1)-methyltransferase TrmD: protein MMIIDILTIFPELVRAPLQQSILGKAIERGLIDVRIVNIRDFAVDRHLTTDDRPYGGGSGMVMKIEPLVGAIRRVRSMDPPTHVVLMSPQGRLFKQEIAWELSRLQHISLVCGRYEGIDERLRSYVDDEISIGDYIVSGGELPALVVTEAVSRLIPGVLGNREATAEETFADTLLEYPQYTRPEVFEGQRVPEVLLSGNHEAIRRWRRQQSLYRTWKRRRDLLARAILSTEDRQLLAEIIEGEKEQQGSGGSI, encoded by the coding sequence ATGATGATCATCGACATTCTGACCATATTCCCTGAGCTCGTGCGAGCGCCTCTGCAGCAGAGCATCCTCGGCAAAGCGATCGAGCGCGGCCTTATCGATGTCCGTATAGTGAACATTCGAGACTTTGCCGTTGATCGCCATCTGACCACAGATGATCGGCCCTATGGCGGCGGCAGCGGCATGGTGATGAAAATTGAACCACTGGTGGGAGCAATCCGCCGGGTACGCTCCATGGATCCTCCCACCCACGTTGTTCTCATGAGCCCGCAGGGCAGATTGTTCAAGCAAGAGATAGCCTGGGAACTGAGTCGGCTGCAGCATATCAGCCTGGTATGCGGTCGTTACGAAGGCATTGATGAACGGCTCCGTTCCTACGTAGACGACGAGATTTCCATAGGAGACTACATCGTCAGCGGTGGTGAACTGCCAGCGCTGGTAGTGACAGAAGCAGTGAGCAGATTGATACCCGGGGTGCTGGGCAACAGAGAGGCCACAGCAGAGGAAACTTTTGCGGACACCCTGCTGGAATACCCCCAGTATACCAGACCAGAGGTCTTCGAAGGGCAGAGAGTTCCTGAAGTGCTGCTCTCCGGCAATCATGAGGCTATCCGAAGATGGCGCCGGCAGCAATCTCTTTACCGCACCTGGAAGAGACGGCGCGACTTGTTGGCCAGAGCAATACTGAGCACTGAAGATCGGCAGCTCCTGGCAGAAATCATTGAGGGAGAAAAAGAGCAGCAAGGCTCAGGAGGTTCAATTTAG
- a CDS encoding YraN family protein — MTLDRSSMSHLALGEQGEILALHYLKQRGYRIVARNYRCPLGEIDIIARHRGVVVFVEVKSRSSKAFGVPAMAITAAKRHKLSQVAWYYLQRHNLTDASARFDVVSVSNIRSTPKIELIENAFETTF, encoded by the coding sequence ATGACTCTAGACCGAAGCAGCATGAGCCATCTTGCCCTGGGTGAGCAAGGTGAGATACTGGCTCTCCACTATTTGAAGCAAAGGGGATATCGTATTGTTGCCCGCAATTATCGCTGCCCTCTGGGCGAAATTGACATCATTGCCCGTCATCGGGGTGTAGTCGTATTCGTTGAGGTCAAGTCGCGCAGCAGCAAGGCGTTCGGTGTTCCTGCCATGGCCATAACAGCCGCCAAGAGGCACAAACTGAGCCAGGTGGCCTGGTATTATCTGCAGCGCCACAATCTGACGGATGCCAGCGCCAGGTTCGATGTGGTCTCTGTGAGCAACATCCGCTCCACGCCAAAGATTGAACTGATCGAGAACGCCTTTGAAACTACTTTTTGA
- the smpB gene encoding SsrA-binding protein SmpB, which translates to MTRANIKIVCQNKKARHDYHILEVIEAGMVLLGTEVKSLRQGKANLKDSYARIKDGELFLMQAHISPYSHAHYDNHQPDRVRKLLVHKSELKRLTGKTQERGLTLVPLKIYFKNGKAKVELALARGKKIYDKRETLKRKTEQREMEKAIKKRY; encoded by the coding sequence ATGACTCGAGCAAATATCAAAATCGTCTGTCAAAACAAAAAGGCGCGGCACGACTACCACATCCTCGAGGTCATCGAGGCGGGCATGGTGCTGCTGGGCACCGAGGTGAAATCCCTGCGCCAGGGCAAGGCCAATCTCAAAGACAGCTATGCCCGCATCAAGGACGGGGAGCTTTTTCTCATGCAGGCTCACATTTCACCGTACAGCCATGCCCACTATGACAACCACCAGCCCGACCGGGTGCGCAAACTGCTGGTCCACAAGAGTGAGCTGAAGCGGTTGACCGGCAAGACCCAGGAAAGGGGCCTCACCCTAGTGCCCCTGAAGATTTATTTCAAGAATGGCAAGGCAAAGGTGGAGCTGGCCCTGGCGCGCGGCAAGAAGATCTATGACAAACGGGAGACTTTGAAGAGAAAAACAGAGCAGCGCGAAATGGAAAAGGCCATCAAGAAGAGGTATTGA
- the ptsP gene encoding phosphoenolpyruvate--protein phosphotransferase, whose translation MPPGKARKILKGIGVTPGIAIGKAYQVDRNRVAVVYHHLPAAQTEQEVRRFAAAVDKAEIDLQEIKSGMAGEFPEHVYILDSHLHILRDRMLYDETIRFIREHKVNAEWAVKQALENAHRLFARIEDEYIRSRISDVDYVAGMVLGNLTGQKAQSVAGIKERVIIVAHDLSPADTMQLQVERTLGFVTDMGGKTSHTAIIARSLDIPAVVGLEAITREVRSGELMVVDGTTGTVIIDPDEELLNYYYERQYQVEAYRKELTRCAALPAETEDGFSIRIQANIELLEEVVAVLDNGAEGIGLYRTEYLYLNRQDLPDEDTLFWDYREVAEIVYPEAVTIRTLDLGAEKLLTGLQRGNQTNPALGLRAIRLCLQENRLFRTQLRAILRVSAVTDNVRLMFPMISGLGELRAAKDLLAEVRQSLQEEGIRFSNPLPVGIMIEVPSAVAVADLLAREVDFFSIGTNDLVQYALAIDRVNEHVAHLYEPLHPAILRMIKQVTDAGHRAGIPVSLCGEMAGEPLYAPILLGFELDSLSMNALAVPRVKQVIRNANLEECKTYLRQALNLSTAEQINAYLREIAWQRFREDFEFFPAELGKHLDVDFIC comes from the coding sequence ATGCCCCCGGGGAAAGCCCGTAAGATCCTGAAAGGAATCGGGGTCACACCGGGCATTGCCATTGGCAAGGCCTATCAGGTGGATCGCAACAGGGTGGCTGTGGTGTACCACCACCTGCCAGCCGCACAGACAGAACAGGAGGTGCGTCGTTTTGCTGCAGCTGTGGATAAAGCCGAAATTGATCTGCAGGAGATCAAGTCCGGCATGGCTGGAGAATTCCCAGAGCATGTCTACATCCTCGACAGCCATCTCCATATATTGCGAGACAGGATGCTCTATGACGAGACCATCCGCTTCATCAGAGAACACAAGGTAAATGCGGAATGGGCAGTCAAGCAAGCCCTGGAGAATGCCCATCGCCTTTTCGCCAGGATCGAGGACGAATATATTCGCAGCCGGATTTCCGACGTAGATTACGTGGCGGGCATGGTACTGGGCAATCTCACTGGCCAGAAGGCCCAGAGCGTGGCTGGCATCAAGGAAAGAGTCATCATCGTGGCTCATGACCTGTCTCCGGCAGACACCATGCAGCTCCAGGTAGAACGCACTCTGGGCTTTGTTACCGACATGGGGGGCAAGACTTCCCACACCGCCATTATTGCGCGTTCCCTGGATATCCCCGCGGTTGTGGGCCTCGAGGCCATAACCAGAGAGGTTCGCTCCGGGGAACTGATGGTGGTGGACGGCACCACCGGTACGGTGATCATCGATCCTGATGAGGAGCTCCTCAATTATTACTACGAACGGCAGTATCAGGTGGAGGCCTACCGCAAGGAATTGACCCGCTGTGCTGCTCTGCCTGCTGAGACCGAAGACGGCTTTTCCATAAGAATACAGGCGAATATAGAGCTGCTGGAAGAAGTAGTGGCAGTACTGGACAATGGCGCCGAGGGAATCGGCCTCTATCGGACGGAGTATCTCTACCTCAATCGGCAGGATCTTCCTGACGAGGACACCCTGTTCTGGGACTACCGTGAAGTGGCTGAGATTGTGTATCCAGAGGCGGTAACCATTCGCACCCTCGACCTCGGCGCTGAAAAACTGCTCACCGGCCTGCAGCGCGGCAACCAGACGAACCCTGCCCTGGGCTTGAGAGCCATCCGACTCTGCCTGCAGGAGAACAGGCTCTTTCGGACTCAACTGCGGGCCATCTTGCGGGTAAGTGCAGTCACCGACAATGTGCGCCTCATGTTCCCCATGATCTCCGGTCTGGGGGAGCTGCGGGCCGCCAAGGATCTTCTTGCTGAAGTACGGCAGTCCTTGCAGGAAGAAGGCATCAGATTCAGCAACCCTCTGCCCGTGGGCATAATGATCGAGGTGCCTTCTGCAGTGGCAGTGGCTGATCTGTTGGCAAGGGAGGTTGATTTTTTCAGCATCGGCACCAATGACCTGGTGCAGTATGCCCTGGCCATCGATCGCGTCAATGAACATGTGGCCCACCTGTATGAGCCTCTGCATCCTGCTATTCTGAGGATGATCAAACAGGTGACCGATGCCGGCCACCGGGCTGGAATTCCCGTATCGCTCTGCGGAGAGATGGCAGGAGAGCCCCTGTATGCACCCATTCTTCTGGGCTTCGAACTCGACTCCTTGAGCATGAACGCCCTGGCAGTCCCCCGGGTCAAGCAGGTCATTCGCAACGCCAACCTGGAAGAATGCAAGACATACCTGCGCCAGGCTCTCAACCTTTCTACTGCTGAGCAGATCAATGCCTACCTGCGGGAAATTGCCTGGCAGCGCTTCCGAGAGGATTTCGAGTTCTTCCCGGCTGAACTGGGCAAACACCTGGATGTCGACTTTATCTGCTGA
- a CDS encoding ATP synthase subunit I: MSSYDDLQKVVIKKTLFLALGAACLCLVLDQKAAAKGVALGSLFSVLDFKLMAIFLPRRVLRGGRYAAIAGQIPRFLLMSIPIVLAIKLPSINLAATVLGLLLVKAAIFCHFFVGKSRSASAGAQRNNCCSSREIE, encoded by the coding sequence ATGAGCAGCTACGACGATTTGCAGAAGGTTGTTATCAAGAAAACCTTGTTTCTTGCTCTGGGAGCAGCGTGCCTCTGCCTGGTGCTCGATCAGAAAGCCGCTGCCAAGGGAGTTGCCCTTGGCAGCCTCTTCAGTGTACTGGATTTCAAGCTCATGGCCATCTTTCTGCCGCGCAGGGTTCTCCGCGGCGGCAGGTATGCCGCTATCGCTGGACAGATCCCGCGCTTTTTGTTGATGAGCATACCCATTGTGCTGGCCATAAAGCTGCCCTCTATAAATCTTGCCGCCACAGTGCTGGGGCTGCTCCTGGTGAAGGCTGCCATATTTTGTCATTTTTTCGTCGGCAAGAGTCGCTCAGCATCTGCAGGAGCGCAGAGAAACAACTGTTGCAGCAGCAGGGAGATCGAATAG
- a CDS encoding HPr family phosphocarrier protein — protein MPVLQRQFTIGNKLGLHARAAAKIVKIANQYRSHIRFLKNGQEADAKSILGILTLACPQGCIIEVHVEGDDALEAMDALTSLFESNFGEE, from the coding sequence ATGCCGGTCCTACAACGACAATTTACCATTGGCAACAAACTGGGCCTGCACGCTCGTGCTGCCGCCAAAATAGTCAAGATTGCCAATCAGTACCGTTCCCACATTCGATTCCTCAAAAACGGCCAGGAGGCGGACGCCAAGAGCATACTCGGCATCTTGACCCTGGCCTGTCCACAGGGATGTATAATCGAGGTGCACGTGGAGGGCGATGATGCGCTGGAAGCCATGGACGCCCTGACCAGCCTTTTTGAATCCAATTTTGGCGAGGAATAG
- a CDS encoding KH domain-containing protein: MLKELIEYIAKALVDHPEQVEVSELEGEQTSVIELRVAKDDLGKVIGKQGRTARSMRTILSAASTKLRKRAVLEIIE, encoded by the coding sequence ATGCTGAAGGAACTAATTGAGTACATCGCCAAGGCTCTGGTGGATCACCCGGAACAGGTTGAAGTCTCTGAATTGGAAGGCGAACAGACCTCTGTAATCGAACTTCGGGTTGCCAAAGATGACCTGGGCAAAGTTATAGGCAAACAGGGGCGCACTGCCCGTTCCATGAGAACTATACTCAGTGCCGCCTCCACCAAATTGAGAAAGCGCGCTGTACTGGAAATTATCGAATAG
- a CDS encoding RNA methyltransferase — MALVHYPVYNRHQQVIASAVTNLDLHDIARACKTYGVHRFYVVTPLADQHRLVRRLLDHWLRGRGSQVHPERKAALELVELADSVDDVVQRNCRTAGKQTKLLATAATVCRPVFTYGEARQWLTAGGQLLILFGTAWGLSREVMELADYQLPPIDGRHGYNHLSVRSAASIILDRLLSDREELS; from the coding sequence GTGGCGCTGGTCCACTACCCTGTGTACAACCGGCATCAGCAAGTCATTGCTTCCGCCGTTACCAACTTGGATCTTCATGATATTGCTCGAGCATGCAAGACCTATGGCGTACACCGCTTCTATGTGGTCACGCCACTGGCGGATCAACATCGCCTGGTGCGCAGGCTGCTGGACCACTGGCTGAGGGGCCGCGGCTCGCAAGTGCACCCTGAACGGAAAGCGGCTCTGGAACTGGTGGAGCTGGCGGATTCGGTGGACGATGTTGTGCAGCGTAATTGCCGGACGGCTGGGAAACAGACAAAGCTGTTGGCCACGGCAGCCACAGTGTGCCGACCTGTGTTCACCTATGGTGAAGCTCGTCAGTGGCTCACGGCTGGCGGCCAGCTGTTGATTCTCTTCGGCACCGCCTGGGGATTGAGCAGAGAGGTTATGGAGCTGGCAGATTATCAGCTGCCGCCTATAGATGGCCGCCACGGATATAATCACCTTTCGGTCCGTTCGGCGGCAAGCATCATACTGGACAGACTTCTCAGTGATAGAGAGGAGTTGAGTTAG
- a CDS encoding ribonuclease HII: MSRASSQGQLFPGLDIDRWHFERAALQRGFCRVAGVDEVGRGPLAGPVVAAAVVLPAGMDFPEIRDSKQLTAAQRQACCHTILEKALAVGLGQVSAGEIDRTDILTASLEAMRLAVSRLEPPPDFLLVDGPWRIPVSLPQQPIKGGDRLSVSVAAASIVAKVHRDRLMLEYHRSYPHYNFARNKGYGTREHRQALERYGSCPLHRQSFRGVGPPRSEKFT; the protein is encoded by the coding sequence ATGAGTCGAGCATCCTCTCAGGGCCAGCTTTTTCCTGGCCTGGACATTGATCGCTGGCATTTTGAGCGAGCCGCCCTGCAGCGGGGATTCTGCCGAGTGGCTGGTGTGGATGAGGTGGGACGCGGCCCTCTGGCCGGGCCGGTGGTAGCTGCAGCCGTGGTGCTGCCGGCCGGCATGGATTTCCCTGAAATTCGCGACTCCAAACAACTTACTGCCGCCCAACGGCAGGCCTGCTGCCATACCATCCTGGAAAAGGCCCTGGCCGTGGGCCTGGGCCAGGTGAGCGCCGGGGAGATAGACCGCACCGACATTCTCACGGCCAGCCTGGAGGCAATGCGCCTGGCTGTCAGCCGCCTGGAGCCACCCCCTGATTTTCTGCTGGTCGACGGTCCCTGGCGGATACCAGTTTCCCTGCCGCAACAGCCCATCAAGGGCGGCGATCGTCTGTCAGTATCAGTGGCAGCCGCATCCATTGTGGCCAAAGTACACCGCGACAGGTTGATGCTGGAGTATCATCGCAGCTATCCCCACTATAACTTTGCCCGCAACAAGGGCTACGGCACAAGAGAACATCGCCAGGCACTGGAGCGCTATGGGTCCTGCCCCTTGCACCGACAATCTTTCCGGGGAGTCGGCCCGCCCAGGTCTGAAAAATTTACCTGA
- the ffh gene encoding signal recognition particle protein has translation MFESLSEKFNRTLKRLKGQGKLSEKNIKEALREVRLALLEADVHYKVAKQFVADIAERAVGSEVMDSLTPGQQLVKIVNDELTRLMGTEAVPLQLSGRTPLIYMLVGLQGSGKTTTAGKLALYLKDLNRHPCLVPADVYRPAAIDQLATLGQQLQVPVFPATPEMDPLDIGLAALAYARQQGADILILDTAGRLHIDQQLMAELERLKEKLQPKEILLIADAMTGQDAVQVAEAFDQRLELTGIILTKMDGDARGGAALSMRQVTGKPIKFVGVGEKLDGLEAFHPDRMASRILGMGDVLSLIEKTQKAFDEKQALKLQQKLIQDDFTLEDFRDQLRQIKKLGSLEDILSMLPGIGPMKQLRNLKPDDKELVRTEAIINSMTPEERSNHLIINASRRRRIARGSGTTVQEVNKLLKSYAQMRKTLRKFTRGKKRGKRFPPHGLSLPF, from the coding sequence ATGTTTGAAAGCCTCAGCGAAAAATTTAATCGTACCCTGAAGCGCTTGAAAGGGCAAGGCAAGCTTTCTGAGAAAAATATCAAAGAGGCCCTGAGGGAGGTGCGTCTAGCCCTGCTCGAAGCCGATGTCCATTACAAGGTGGCCAAGCAGTTTGTCGCAGACATTGCTGAGCGCGCTGTGGGCAGTGAAGTGATGGACAGCCTTACGCCGGGACAGCAGCTGGTGAAGATCGTCAACGATGAACTCACCCGCCTTATGGGAACTGAGGCTGTACCTCTGCAATTGAGCGGCCGCACTCCCCTGATTTATATGCTGGTTGGACTGCAGGGTTCCGGAAAAACTACCACTGCCGGCAAGCTCGCCCTCTATCTCAAGGATCTCAACCGCCACCCCTGCCTGGTGCCGGCAGACGTCTACCGCCCGGCTGCCATTGATCAGCTTGCCACTCTGGGACAACAGCTTCAGGTGCCTGTTTTTCCGGCAACTCCGGAGATGGATCCACTGGACATTGGTCTGGCGGCCCTGGCATACGCCAGGCAACAGGGAGCTGATATCCTCATCCTGGACACTGCCGGCCGTCTCCACATAGATCAGCAGTTGATGGCGGAGCTCGAGAGGCTCAAGGAAAAGTTACAGCCAAAGGAAATCCTGTTGATAGCCGATGCCATGACTGGCCAGGACGCAGTGCAGGTGGCTGAAGCTTTTGATCAGAGGCTCGAGTTGACCGGCATCATCCTCACCAAAATGGATGGCGACGCCCGGGGCGGCGCAGCGCTCTCCATGCGCCAGGTCACAGGCAAGCCCATCAAGTTCGTGGGTGTGGGAGAAAAACTCGACGGTCTGGAAGCCTTTCATCCAGACAGAATGGCCTCCCGTATATTGGGCATGGGTGATGTGCTCTCCCTCATTGAAAAAACCCAAAAGGCTTTCGATGAGAAGCAGGCCCTCAAACTGCAGCAAAAGCTGATCCAGGATGACTTCACCCTGGAGGACTTCAGAGATCAGCTCCGTCAGATAAAAAAACTGGGCTCTCTGGAAGACATTCTCAGCATGCTGCCCGGCATTGGACCCATGAAGCAGCTGCGCAATTTGAAGCCAGATGACAAGGAGCTTGTTCGAACAGAGGCCATCATCAATTCCATGACACCTGAAGAACGAAGCAATCATCTGATCATCAACGCCAGTCGCCGACGACGAATAGCCCGCGGCAGCGGTACCACGGTTCAGGAAGTAAACAAACTCCTCAAGAGCTATGCCCAGATGAGAAAGACTTTGCGAAAGTTCACCAGGGGAAAGAAGAGAGGCAAACGTTTTCCACCACATGGCTTATCTCTGCCTTTCTAG